The following are encoded in a window of Acidimicrobiales bacterium genomic DNA:
- a CDS encoding FAD-dependent oxidoreductase, whose protein sequence is MTIVDGRWVPERDTGDDRHYPNHLHLDELVDEEFDLIVVGGGGSGAVAAIEAHDLGASVVVLEKTESPGGSTQASGGTIRTVTDRAGTASHFFALAQGATPRPVIDAFVEGLAELPDWLAAHGGELEIRDEAERAHGDPRYFPISRGGSSFPNFPDSAALAPRALLRPVEAGRKTGPALWDLLAHNLAEREVPLVLGARVVHLVRDGARGRVHGVEVAAPGGNVVLRARRGVVLCSGGFAYDDETMTQYYGLPLPTVCPVGRATGDGIRLAQEAGADLWHMNAVAASVGYRLPDLEAGIQAKMPAHGFVMVDQHARRYVNETALENHSAVHAMLVQDTTTGEYLRVPSYVILDETTRLAGRLAHLPHGENRHYPWSADNLAEIGRGWISRADDLDGLAGALGLPAERLGAVVGRFNAVARGKGVDEFERPADEMAPIATPPFYGAAVYPIIVNTQGGPRRDADGRIVSADGSPVPGLFGAGELGSIWNRLYPGAGNICECIISGRLAARAALR, encoded by the coding sequence GAGGCTCACGACCTCGGCGCCTCCGTCGTCGTCCTCGAGAAGACCGAGTCCCCCGGCGGCAGCACGCAGGCCTCCGGAGGGACGATCCGCACCGTCACCGACCGCGCCGGGACGGCGAGCCACTTCTTCGCGCTCGCGCAGGGCGCGACCCCGCGCCCGGTGATCGACGCCTTCGTCGAGGGCCTCGCGGAGCTCCCCGACTGGCTCGCCGCGCACGGTGGCGAGCTCGAGATCCGCGACGAGGCCGAGCGCGCGCACGGCGACCCCCGCTACTTCCCGATCAGCCGCGGCGGCTCGTCGTTCCCGAACTTCCCCGACTCGGCCGCGCTCGCGCCGCGCGCGCTCCTCCGCCCGGTCGAGGCCGGGCGCAAGACGGGCCCGGCCCTGTGGGACCTGCTCGCCCACAACCTCGCCGAGCGCGAGGTCCCGCTCGTCCTCGGCGCGCGCGTCGTCCACCTGGTGCGCGACGGGGCGCGCGGCAGGGTGCACGGCGTCGAGGTCGCGGCCCCCGGCGGCAACGTCGTGCTGCGCGCCCGCAGGGGTGTCGTCCTCTGCAGCGGCGGCTTCGCCTACGACGACGAGACGATGACCCAGTACTACGGCCTCCCCCTCCCGACGGTGTGCCCGGTGGGGCGGGCGACCGGCGACGGCATCCGCCTCGCCCAGGAGGCCGGTGCCGACCTCTGGCACATGAACGCCGTCGCCGCCTCGGTCGGCTACCGCCTCCCGGACCTCGAGGCCGGCATCCAGGCCAAGATGCCGGCGCACGGCTTCGTGATGGTCGACCAGCACGCCCGCCGCTACGTGAACGAGACGGCGCTCGAGAACCACAGCGCGGTGCACGCCATGCTCGTCCAGGACACGACGACCGGCGAGTACCTGCGGGTGCCCTCGTACGTGATCCTCGACGAGACGACCCGCCTCGCCGGAAGGCTCGCCCATCTCCCGCACGGGGAGAACCGCCACTACCCCTGGAGCGCCGACAACTTGGCCGAGATCGGTCGCGGCTGGATCTCGCGCGCCGACGACCTCGACGGCCTCGCCGGCGCGCTCGGCCTCCCCGCCGAGCGCCTCGGCGCCGTCGTCGGGCGCTTCAACGCCGTCGCACGGGGCAAGGGAGTTGACGAGTTCGAGCGACCGGCCGACGAGATGGCCCCGATCGCGACACCGCCGTTCTACGGAGCCGCGGTCTACCCGATCATCGTGAACACCCAGGGCGGTCCGCGCCGCGACGCCGACGGGCGCATCGTCTCCGCCGACGGCAGCCCGGTGCCCGGCCTCTTCGGGGCGGGCGAGCTCGGCTCGATCTGGAACCGCCTCTACCCGGGGGCGGGCAACATCTGCGAGTGCATCATCTCCGGGCGCCTCGCCGCACGGGCTGCGCTCCGCTGA